In Thunnus maccoyii chromosome 11, fThuMac1.1, whole genome shotgun sequence, one genomic interval encodes:
- the LOC121906571 gene encoding olfactory receptor 142-like, producing the protein MMDNVSLMLFLSGLNETKNHQFAVFFLALLYYCVILLVNISLIVTIILDKNLHEPMYVLLCTFCINGLYGTTGFYPKFLWDLLSPVHVISYSGCLIQALVIYSFATSDLSILAVMAYDRYLAICQPLEYHAIMSKQKLFYLVSFSWITPFCIVAVNIFLTSRLKLCSSYIRRLLCSNWTIVTFACFPAETLINNIIAYISIIIYVCHGFFIVWSYIHLIKTCANSIEKRAKFMQTCVPHITSLVTFLVTILFDPMHMRFGSKDLPQNLQNLIAIEFLIIPPIVNPLIYGFKLTKIRNRILGFVYIKMK; encoded by the coding sequence ATGATGGATAATGTTTCTTTAATGCTTTTTCTTTCaggtttaaatgaaacaaagaacCACCAATTTGCTGTCTTCTTTCTTGCTTTACTGTATTACTGTGTGATTTTGCTGGTAaatatttctcttattgtaACCATCATCTTGGATAAAAACCTGCATGAACCAATGTATGTTCTATTATGTACTTTTTGCATAAATGGACTTTATGGAACAACAGGTTTTTACCCCAAATTTCTCTGGGATCTGCTCTCTCCTGTCCATGTTATCTCATATTCTGGATGCCTTATTCAGGCTCTGGTAATTTACTCCTTTGCTACCAGTGATCTGTCTATTCTTGCAGTAATGGCATATGACAGATATCTGGCTATATGTCAACCACTGGAGTATCACGCTATCATGTCAAAGCAAAAACTCTTTTATTTAGTGTCTTTTTCTTGGATAACACCTTTCTGTATTGTGGctgtaaatatatttctgaCATCTAGATTAAAATTATGCAGCTCATATATTCGCAGGCTCCTTTGCTCAAATTGGACTATTGTTACATTTGCTTGTTTCCCAGCTGAAACCCTTATTAACAACATTATTGCCTACATTTCAATAATCATTTATGTATGTCATGGCTTTTTTATAGTTTGGTCCTACATACATCTTATCAAAACATGTGCGAATTCTATAGAAAAAAGGGCAAAGTTCATGCAAACATGTGTGCCACATATAACATCCTTGGTCACTTTTCTTGTGACGATACTATTTGATCCAATGCATATGCGATTTGGTTCAAAAGATTTGCCTCAAAACCTTCAAAACTTAATTGCGATAGAATTCCTCATCATACCACCTATTGTGAATCCTCTAATTTATGGTTTTAAATTGACCAAGATTCGAAACAGAATTCTGGGTTTTGTGTATAtcaaaatgaaatga